A portion of the Paenibacillus sp. PvR098 genome contains these proteins:
- a CDS encoding PhoH family protein, with protein MLTDQATVKVALKNTAEGLALFGPQDKFLRLIEKDMPAQIFTREEEIVIQGPASEIARLEHLFTVLLTLIRNQYTLTERDVNYALDLAKEMKADQLLDLFKGEIAVTFKGKPIRVKTIGQKQYVDEIKKKDIVFGIGPAGTGKTYIAVVLAVAALKEGKVKRIVLTRPAVEAGESLGFLPGDLQEKVDPYLRPLYDALNDVLGPEQVAKSLERGLIEIAPLAYMRGRTLDDSFIILDEAQNTTPEQMKMFLTRLGFGSKMVITGDVTQIDLPRGKSSGLVEAHRILRSIDELGFIVFDEQDVVRHSLVQKIIIAYNEDKEG; from the coding sequence CTGTTGACAGATCAAGCAACCGTGAAAGTGGCGCTTAAAAATACGGCCGAAGGACTGGCCCTGTTCGGGCCGCAGGATAAGTTTTTACGCCTGATCGAAAAGGATATGCCGGCTCAGATCTTCACGCGTGAAGAAGAGATCGTGATTCAAGGTCCGGCTTCGGAGATCGCTCGCTTGGAGCATCTGTTTACCGTGCTCCTTACGCTTATCCGCAACCAGTACACGCTGACTGAGCGCGATGTGAATTACGCATTGGATCTCGCCAAAGAGATGAAGGCAGACCAACTGCTTGATTTGTTCAAAGGCGAAATCGCTGTCACGTTTAAAGGCAAACCGATCCGCGTTAAGACGATCGGCCAGAAGCAGTATGTAGATGAAATCAAGAAGAAGGACATTGTTTTTGGTATCGGACCGGCCGGAACAGGGAAAACGTATATTGCCGTCGTCCTCGCCGTCGCGGCACTGAAGGAGGGTAAAGTCAAGCGGATCGTACTTACCCGGCCTGCTGTGGAAGCGGGAGAGAGCCTTGGCTTTTTGCCGGGAGATCTCCAAGAAAAAGTTGACCCTTATTTAAGGCCATTGTATGATGCTCTTAACGATGTCCTAGGTCCTGAACAGGTAGCCAAATCACTGGAGCGCGGCTTGATCGAGATCGCCCCGCTGGCATACATGCGCGGAAGAACGCTCGACGATTCGTTTATCATATTAGACGAAGCTCAAAATACGACGCCGGAGCAGATGAAAATGTTTTTGACCCGTTTGGGCTTCGGCTCGAAGATGGTGATTACCGGTGACGTTACCCAGATTGATTTGCCGCGCGGGAAATCCTCCGGGCTAGTGGAAGCACATCGTATTCTGCGCTCGATCGATGAACTCGGCTTTATCGTTTTTGATGAACAGGACGTTGTGAGACACTCGTTGGTGCAAAAAATCATTATAGCCTACAATGAGGACAAAGAAGGCTGA
- a CDS encoding cytidine deaminase, producing MDKTELIAQAKEAREKAYTPYSQFKVGSALLDAQGRVHLGCNVENAAYGPTNCAERTALFRAIADGELPGSFRAMAVVGDTEQPIAPCGICRQVLVELCRPDMPVYLTNMRGDVSETTVGALLPGAFTSNDLDGGTID from the coding sequence ATGGATAAAACCGAACTGATCGCTCAAGCTAAAGAAGCGCGTGAGAAAGCTTATACCCCTTACTCGCAGTTTAAAGTTGGCAGTGCGCTGCTGGATGCCCAAGGGCGTGTGCATCTCGGGTGCAATGTGGAGAACGCAGCTTACGGACCGACGAACTGCGCCGAACGGACGGCTTTGTTTCGCGCCATAGCAGACGGGGAGCTGCCCGGTTCGTTTCGTGCGATGGCTGTTGTTGGCGATACCGAACAGCCAATCGCTCCATGCGGCATATGCCGACAAGTGCTGGTAGAGCTCTGTCGTCCCGATATGCCCGTGTACCTTACTAATATGCGCGGAGACGTCAGCGAGACGACAGTCGGAGCACTGCTGCCCGGCGCATTCACATCAAATGATTTGGACGGAGGAACCATTGACTAA
- the ybeY gene encoding rRNA maturation RNase YbeY yields the protein MSLMLSWNNEQEIYEITPALIEKLEELLRLAGALEQVTDGEVALTFTDDAVIQELNKQYRGLDKPTDVLSFAMQEMGDDEIEIIYGDEDDGIGDGDTDEEDEEFDEPLGDIIISVPRAIAQAEDYGHSIDRELGFLFVHGFLHLIGYDHQDEDEEQVMFAKQEQILQQAGLTR from the coding sequence ATGAGCCTTATGCTTTCATGGAACAATGAACAAGAGATTTATGAGATAACGCCAGCCCTAATCGAAAAGCTAGAAGAGCTTCTTCGTTTGGCAGGCGCCCTGGAGCAAGTGACGGACGGGGAAGTGGCGCTGACGTTTACGGACGACGCTGTCATACAGGAGCTCAATAAACAATACCGAGGTCTCGATAAACCGACGGATGTTCTGTCATTCGCCATGCAGGAAATGGGTGACGATGAAATTGAGATTATCTACGGGGATGAGGATGACGGTATAGGGGATGGCGATACGGATGAAGAGGACGAGGAATTTGATGAGCCGCTCGGCGATATTATCATTTCGGTGCCTCGAGCTATCGCCCAAGCTGAAGATTATGGGCATTCGATTGACCGGGAGCTAGGCTTTCTATTCGTGCACGGCTTTCTTCATTTGATTGGATATGACCATCAAGACGAGGACGAAGAGCAGGTCATGTTCGCCAAGCAGGAGCAAATATTACAGCAGGCGGGTTTAACGCGGTGA
- the era gene encoding GTPase Era, producing MSYSDKEKQTDFKSGFVAIIGRPNVGKSTLMNQVIGQKIAIMSDKPQTTRNKIHGVYTTEEAQIVFLDTPGIHKSQSKLGDYMMRAAESALSEVDAILFLIDVVEGLGGGDRYIIEQLKKVKTPVLLVMNKIDQVHPEALLPVITTYKDLYPFAEIVPISAMQGNNVNTLLDQVIKYLPKGPQYYPADQITDHPEQFVCAELIREKILHLTREEIPHSIAVSIEDMRVEENGVVHISAVIYVERDSQKGIIIGKKGALLKEVGQKARADIEALLGSKTFLELWVKVKKDWRNQDRVLRDLGFRHE from the coding sequence ATGTCTTATTCTGATAAAGAAAAACAAACGGACTTTAAATCGGGCTTTGTCGCCATCATCGGCAGGCCCAACGTGGGCAAGTCCACGCTCATGAACCAGGTGATCGGACAAAAAATCGCGATCATGTCCGATAAGCCGCAGACGACCCGAAATAAAATTCACGGTGTGTATACGACAGAGGAAGCACAAATCGTCTTTTTGGATACACCAGGCATTCACAAATCCCAGTCTAAGCTGGGGGACTACATGATGAGAGCAGCGGAAAGCGCCCTTAGCGAAGTAGATGCTATTCTTTTTTTGATTGATGTAGTGGAAGGCCTTGGCGGAGGGGACCGTTACATTATCGAGCAGTTAAAAAAAGTGAAAACCCCTGTGCTGCTGGTGATGAACAAAATCGACCAAGTTCACCCCGAAGCGCTGCTGCCTGTCATCACCACGTACAAGGATCTGTATCCTTTTGCTGAGATCGTGCCCATCTCCGCGATGCAAGGGAATAACGTGAATACGCTGCTGGATCAGGTGATCAAGTACTTGCCTAAAGGACCTCAATATTATCCGGCCGATCAGATTACGGACCATCCGGAGCAGTTTGTATGCGCAGAGCTCATCCGGGAAAAAATATTACATTTGACGCGGGAGGAAATTCCTCACTCCATCGCCGTTTCTATTGAGGATATGCGCGTGGAAGAGAACGGCGTCGTGCATATCTCCGCAGTAATTTATGTCGAGCGGGATTCGCAAAAGGGAATTATTATCGGTAAGAAAGGTGCGCTGCTCAAAGAGGTAGGCCAGAAAGCCCGTGCAGACATCGAGGCTCTTCTCGGCTCCAAAACATTCCTGGAGCTGTGGGTTAAGGTAAAGAAGGATTGGCGTAACCAGGATCGCGTCCTGCGAGATCTTGGATTCCGTCACGAATAG
- a CDS encoding YqzL family protein has protein sequence MRDFSWKYFSITGHVDAYLLYKESQVQPREEPELLEEDAAAEAVE, from the coding sequence ATGAGAGATTTTTCGTGGAAGTATTTTTCGATCACTGGACATGTGGATGCCTACTTGCTTTATAAAGAATCTCAGGTTCAGCCCAGGGAGGAGCCTGAGCTCTTGGAAGAGGACGCTGCGGCTGAAGCTGTAGAGTAA
- a CDS encoding diacylglycerol kinase family protein codes for MKQPVKWQRSFRYAYEGVKYALATQRNMKFHFFAGVAALVLALFFELSKTDILFILLAVTLMFMTELINTAVEKTVDLAMPELHPLAKIAKDVAAASVLVTAAFAAITGMIVFYEPMDRLVRTAQAGKGHVLTAASVWILLSLVAIIAIMAQTRFSDKGVWIKPSLLTSVASAIASLIAVRAQDTLVVLLGFLLAGVLMLALYDKRKRSLGSLLLGALLGSMITVLAYYFISL; via the coding sequence GTGAAGCAGCCGGTTAAATGGCAGCGAAGCTTTCGTTATGCTTACGAGGGTGTGAAATATGCTCTGGCTACCCAACGAAATATGAAATTTCATTTTTTCGCGGGGGTCGCTGCGCTTGTGCTGGCTTTGTTCTTTGAACTATCCAAAACAGATATCTTGTTCATCTTATTGGCTGTGACGCTCATGTTTATGACGGAGCTCATCAACACGGCCGTGGAAAAAACGGTCGACTTGGCCATGCCGGAGCTTCATCCGCTAGCCAAAATTGCCAAAGATGTAGCTGCAGCCTCCGTGTTGGTGACTGCAGCTTTTGCCGCTATTACGGGCATGATTGTGTTCTACGAGCCGATGGACCGGTTAGTACGGACGGCGCAGGCGGGGAAAGGTCATGTTTTGACTGCGGCTAGCGTCTGGATTCTGCTCTCCTTGGTTGCCATCATAGCCATTATGGCGCAGACCCGCTTTTCCGACAAAGGGGTATGGATCAAGCCAAGCCTTCTGACATCGGTTGCCTCTGCCATAGCCAGCCTGATTGCGGTCAGAGCCCAGGATACGCTCGTAGTGCTGCTTGGATTTTTGCTTGCGGGCGTCCTTATGCTGGCCCTGTACGATAAACGGAAGCGGAGCCTCGGCTCGCTGCTGCTGGGCGCATTGCTCGGAAGCATGATTACGGTATTGGCTTATTACTTTATTTCTCTATGA
- a CDS encoding HDIG domain-containing metalloprotein, with the protein MKNLVSIPGKFQYRLTGWRHSSVVRFLLFALLALVFYITMFHQVVPQTYDITLNSTAEKDILSTRAIKNNVATDQAKEEAAQRVQLVYKIVPLRNELAIEAIFEKLQQINSDTDVSQTDKVSIYKTVIPTLIQDHLDRQLMTYMNSGQYSDQLMTEMNKSFSDQRYRIPEESFYKIPRLSTEDLSVMEPVAKEIVSKLMNDQIFDAQAARVKVPELVNASTLTKSVTRELVQELVRAALTPNKFYDQKGTEEAKTHARDNVKEIYINKNDVLVSKGDEITEEVYNRLAELELLKDDTSSWPNMGLLLFVILCCLVLFMFVRQSTLPVNHNNVQLLMLILIMILTVGLMKVFSMAQSLNFPFIGYLAPTAMGAILITILLNAQLAFIASVVFSVIASVVFNADHLFPFDFKYGMLTLTSSFAAIFSIQRASRRSSILRAGLMVSLFGLILVASLLMLDDDITQRDALFATSFAVGGGMLTAVLVIGLLPFFEVSFGILSPLKLVELSNPNHPLLRKLLTETPGTYHHSVMVGNLSEAAAEAIGADGLLCRVGAYYHDIGKTKRPSYFIENQTNIENPHDKIDPALSKSIIVAHARDGVEMLKEYNIPKPIRDIAEQHHGTTLLQYFYHKAKKQAEEKGEKPPEEIEYRYPGPNAQTKETAIVGIADCVEAAVRSLRNPTVEQIDTMVRKIIKSRLDDGQYNECDLTIKELDQIAKTLNEALLGIFHSRIEYPTEMPSQKADSGNKNKTK; encoded by the coding sequence ATGAAAAATCTCGTTTCCATTCCAGGGAAATTTCAATATCGGCTGACCGGTTGGAGACACAGCTCCGTTGTGCGCTTTCTTCTGTTTGCATTGCTTGCGCTTGTGTTTTACATTACGATGTTTCATCAGGTCGTGCCGCAAACCTATGACATTACATTAAATTCCACTGCGGAGAAAGATATTCTCTCAACGAGAGCAATCAAGAATAATGTAGCCACCGATCAAGCCAAGGAAGAAGCGGCCCAGCGCGTGCAGCTGGTCTACAAAATCGTGCCGCTCCGAAACGAGCTGGCTATAGAAGCGATTTTCGAGAAACTTCAGCAGATCAATAGCGATACAGACGTGTCGCAGACGGATAAGGTCAGCATTTATAAGACCGTCATCCCAACCTTGATTCAAGACCATCTCGACCGCCAATTAATGACGTATATGAACAGCGGACAATACAGCGACCAGCTGATGACGGAGATGAACAAAAGCTTTAGCGATCAGCGTTATCGGATTCCGGAGGAGTCGTTTTATAAAATTCCGAGATTGTCCACAGAGGACCTGAGCGTGATGGAGCCTGTGGCTAAAGAGATTGTAAGCAAGCTGATGAACGATCAGATATTCGACGCGCAGGCGGCCCGCGTGAAGGTGCCTGAGCTGGTGAACGCTTCAACATTAACGAAAAGCGTGACTCGCGAGCTAGTTCAGGAGCTTGTACGGGCCGCACTGACGCCCAATAAGTTCTACGATCAAAAGGGAACCGAAGAGGCCAAAACTCACGCGCGGGACAATGTGAAGGAAATATATATTAACAAAAATGACGTTTTGGTTTCCAAGGGTGACGAAATCACGGAGGAAGTGTACAACCGTTTAGCTGAGCTTGAACTGCTGAAGGATGACACCAGCTCTTGGCCGAATATGGGACTTTTGTTATTCGTTATTTTATGCTGTCTCGTTCTGTTCATGTTTGTCCGTCAAAGCACGCTGCCTGTAAATCATAATAACGTTCAACTGCTGATGCTGATCTTGATTATGATTCTTACGGTTGGGTTAATGAAGGTGTTCTCCATGGCCCAAAGCCTGAACTTTCCTTTCATCGGTTATTTGGCGCCGACAGCGATGGGGGCAATATTGATCACTATTTTACTTAACGCTCAGCTTGCATTTATCGCTTCGGTCGTATTCAGCGTTATCGCCAGCGTTGTCTTCAATGCGGATCATCTGTTTCCGTTCGATTTCAAATATGGCATGCTCACGCTGACCAGCTCATTTGCGGCGATATTCTCCATCCAAAGGGCAAGCCGACGCTCCTCGATCCTGAGAGCGGGGCTGATGGTTTCATTATTCGGTCTTATCCTTGTTGCGTCACTCTTGATGCTGGATGATGATATAACGCAAAGAGACGCGTTGTTTGCCACTTCCTTTGCTGTCGGAGGAGGGATGTTAACCGCAGTGCTCGTTATCGGCTTACTTCCGTTTTTTGAGGTCTCATTTGGTATTCTGTCGCCTCTCAAGCTGGTGGAGCTGTCGAACCCGAATCACCCGCTGTTGAGAAAGCTGCTCACAGAAACTCCGGGTACCTATCACCACAGCGTCATGGTAGGCAACCTGTCTGAAGCTGCGGCGGAGGCCATCGGAGCGGATGGTTTGCTCTGCCGGGTGGGTGCGTATTATCACGATATAGGTAAGACCAAGCGTCCGAGTTATTTTATCGAAAACCAGACGAATATTGAGAATCCACACGACAAAATCGATCCGGCTCTCAGCAAATCGATTATCGTGGCGCATGCCCGGGACGGTGTCGAGATGCTGAAGGAATATAACATTCCGAAGCCGATCCGTGATATTGCAGAGCAGCACCACGGCACGACGCTGCTGCAGTATTTTTATCATAAAGCCAAGAAGCAGGCGGAAGAGAAGGGCGAAAAGCCGCCGGAGGAAATCGAGTACCGATATCCAGGTCCGAATGCTCAGACAAAGGAAACAGCGATCGTCGGCATAGCGGACTGCGTGGAAGCTGCTGTCCGGTCCTTGCGCAATCCGACCGTGGAGCAGATTGATACCATGGTGCGTAAAATTATTAAAAGCCGGCTGGATGATGGTCAATACAACGAATGTGATTTGACGATCAAAGAGTTGGATCAAATTGCCAAGACGCTTAACGAAGCTCTGCTGGGTATCTTTCATTCCAGAATTGAATACCCGACCGAGATGCCGTCACAGAAAGCTGATTCGGGAAACAAGAACAAGACAAAATGA